TTTTACTTTGAACGTTTTACCTTTACTGGGAAAACTATACTCAACACGGCTTAATTATTTGATTCTGTAGGTAGGGGTTTAGCAGTGCTAAACCCCTACAAATCAGGGTTGTTCGTGATTTTACAAAAGTCCATCTCTCAACCGTGTTTAGTATACTAGCGATCGCCCAAGCATTTACTTGTCAGTTCCTAAGAGGATGTTTTAAAAGTGGTATTTCGTCATTTTCATCGCTTTTTTACCCCCCTTTCCCCTTATAAAGAAGGGAAACAATAAAAATCCAGTTCCCTGCCCTCACAGACAACTTTTTCAGCAAACCCTATTTAGTCATCAAAAGACAAGTTTTGCTATGAGACTGGGAATGAATTCCCAGTCGGGCTATGGGTTTTGCGTTAAGTTGACACCAATGTTGAAGGCAGAGCCTTCTGTAATTCATTCCTATACAGAGTATGGGAACGAGAAATAAAAATCAACTATTCACCACAGGAACGAGGGGATAAAAGTCCAGAATTGACGCGAAATTCCCCCAGATATGTTTCTAAAATCTGAAATTGGGAAATATTCAAGCTGTAATAAATCCAGCGTCCCTCTTGACGGGAATTTACTAGACTTGCTTCTTTGAGGGTTTTGAGATGAAAAGAAAGTTTTGATTGATTTATTTCTAAAGCATCACATAAATCACATACACATAGTTCACGCTGACGCAGAAGTTCTATAACACTGATTCTAATGGGATCTGATAGGGCATGAAAACCCGATACTATTAAATTGTGAGTGGCAATAGGAAAAGTTAGTGGTTTATTTAAGAGCATTAGGTATCCATCCTCATGATATTTGATTTTCTAGATAGGGTTTGCTGATAGCGTGGCGTTAGCCATACTTCTAGCCCTCACAGACAACTTATTCAGCAAACCCTAGTAGTCTGTCAACCCGAAAATGACGGGTGAAGGCAAGCAGGGGGAGAAGAGAGGCAGGGCAGGGGAGGGAAGAACATAAAGAAGAAATGAACCACGAAGGACGCAAAGAGAGCGAAGGAAGAAGGAAGAGGAAAAATTTATTTACCCGTCAATTATACTCAACACGGCTTAATTATTTGATTTAAGCGGGTAGGGGTTTAGCGGTGATCATTGGTGTCAACTTAACGGTACAGCCTCCCAAATTAAAACTGATACTAATCGCACTGGATATTTACATGGATTTGAACGATATTTACCCATGATGATAATTTCATCTTTATAATAAGTGCATTGAGATAATACTTGTTTAAATTTATAATTTGTTTTTTCTTTTATTCTGGTAATAAAGTACTTTTTACTCTCGGTTAATTTGTCAAACCAATTAAAGCTGAAAAATCCTAGATCCACTATTATCAAGCCTCTTTCTGGCAGTTTATCTAACAAATCTTTTCCCCGGTTTTGGTCATGACTTTTGGGATTTTGTTAATACCATAATTTGACGGGATTTTGGGTAAAAGCTTCGACAATTATCATGATTTTCCCACCTAATTTTGATGAATTATCTTCGCTTATTTTTAATCTTTTTGATAATGCTTGTTTGCTAACTTCTATTGGTTATACCCATAATAAGTAGGTGAACACAATAAAACCAAACTGTGTAAAGAAACGTAAAATCGCCCAAAACCTCTTTACTCTTGCCTTTTGCCTCTTGCCTCTTGCCCTGCCATAACGACAATTTTCAACGCCAACCTACTTAATCCTTCTTCTTTTAATACTCTTACTGCTTCTGATAATCCCGCTATTTGTCGATAAACTAAACTGAGAATTAAGTAGGTGAACACAATAAAACCAAACTGTGTAAAGAAACGTAAAATCGCCCAAAACCTCTTTACTCTTGCCTTTTGCCTCTTGCCCTGCCATAACGACAATTTTCAACGCCAACCTACTTAGTGCTACCATTACTGGTAAGTTTAGCAATCTATCTCTCATCGGTTTATCATTGTTTCCTGGTAAATATTTTAATTGTGTAAATAGACTTGGTTGTAGATATTTTGTTAATTCTTCTTCAATTTGTGGTAATGATGGCGATGGAGTTTGTTGCTGACGACGCAAATCTGGATTCCCATTTTTTCTTTTTCTTGTTTGAGTCATAATTTTTGACCCTGTGAGTGTTTTTCATAATTTTATTATCCTCTTTTTTGGTTCAAATGCGATTCCTTCGGTGAGCTAGGCACATCACCCTCTTGAACAAGAGCGATCGCAAAGCGCGACCTAGGAATCGCCTATAGCAGTTCATTCCGCGCCATCGCTCTTGTTCTCCTCCTTATTTATTAAGGGTTTTACGTTAAGTTGACACCAATGAAGCTCTTGCTTTACCCCTACGTTTAGAATCAAACAATCAAGCCGTTTTGAGTATAGCCATAACCCAACATTATTAAGGATTTTGTTGGGGTTCGTTCCGATTGCTCCGCAACGCTAAAGCGAACAACCCAACCTACATTTCCTTAACCGACTGAAGGACTTTCAGAAAGGGAGTATGCGGCTAAAAAAGAAATAGCAGCATGGCAAATTATTGACAGATTAGCGGCAATTTTTCCTGGTTTAGATACTGGGTTAGATTATTTGGAAATTGGGACTCCACGTACTCACAGACGCTTTTTAGGATGGATAGATGGCATTTATGGAGCAATCGGAAATAGATCCCCGACTTCTTCACAATGATTTCCAATCATATAAAGTACATCTTAGCCCCCTCATCGCTTGCGGGGAGGGGGTTGGGGGTGGGGTTCTTGTTCCGGGTTTGATGACAATTTGCTGTAAGAAGTCGGGGATCTGATATTTAGTGAAATAAGTTTTTAGGGGGGAAGCTGACCTTTTTAGGCACGTATTCAGAACAGTCTATGGCTTCTTCTGTAAGAACAGTATCAGGCTTGA
The DNA window shown above is from Anabaena sp. WA102 and carries:
- a CDS encoding ArsR/SmtB family transcription factor, coding for MLLNKPLTFPIATHNLIVSGFHALSDPIRISVIELLRQRELCVCDLCDALEINQSKLSFHLKTLKEASLVNSRQEGRWIYYSLNISQFQILETYLGEFRVNSGLLSPRSCGE